GAATAGACGATAAAGGCAGGCTTACTTTGCCTATAAGCATAAGAAAGGATATAAATATAAATCCGGGAGATATATTTTATTTAAATTACGATGCGGCAAAAAAACAGATGCAATTAAATAAAGCTATCAATCCCTTTGATGTTTTAGCAGGGGAAGCCTTAAAAGAATATAAGAAAGGCAATGCCAAAAGAATAGAAAAACTTGCAAAGTAAATATGGAAACCGCCTACGATGTTCTGTTTACCGCTAATGCCGAAAAAGACCTGCTAAATCTTAAAAAACTCAAAGAATCCGCACTCGATAAGATTATGGATTTAGAACAAAACCCGCTCAAAGGGCATATACTTAAAGGAAGCCTTAGCGGAGTAAGGGCTTTGAAATTCTCAATTAAAGGAGTCGCCTACAGAGCGGCTTACATTGTTATAGAAGAAGACCGCGTTTGTCTGGTTTTTATGATTGGACCGCATGAAGGATTTTACGAAAAAGCGCAGAGAAGGGCAAAAACTTTTGGAATATAATAAAAAAATCCAACTATTTATTTCATCCCCAACAATCCCCTTAGATGTTTTTGCGCCATAGTCTGCGCTCTTTTTTCGCCGGAGTTTTTGCCGTCAGGCAAAAAACGGAGCAAGAAAAAACGGGAATATTCAATATTTTGTGTCAGCTTGAAAATTAAAAAATTAGGGACGAACACCGTTTATTATTTTAAAACTGTTTAACATACTAATTATGCTTTATTTTGAAATATTAGTTATTTATTAAACGTATTATAACATAGTATGTATTATCATATGTATTATACGCTTTATTCTTTATATATTGGTTATTTTTTCGTAATTTTTTTCTTCCGGAATTCTAACCGGAAGAAATTTAGATTTTTCGTAGGCATGGTTATGAATAACTTCAAGAATAAGGGCATATTGTTCGCCGTTGTACTTCATTAATCTTAAACAGGATACGGTTTGAGTCATCAAGTTTTGCCCTATACAATCCATAATTAGGCATTTTTTTGACGCTTGCCTGTTTAAAATTATCGTTTTGAATAAAGCCTATAATTTTATCGTAATTTTTTTTTACGCCGGAGGTGTTTAAATCATTATATTCAAGAATTTTCATAATTAATATATATAAAAATTATGCGTACGATACGATGATACGCAAGATACGGGTACGCAGGCAAGCAGACAAAATAGATAAGCCGCATATGCTGTTTTGTGCATTTGCCTATTTTTCCTCCCGAAATATTCAATATACAAATCAGATATCTTTATTTTAATAATAAGAATACATGGCGTCAGCAGCAATTATGTAAAAAATAGGGCCGTAATTTATTAGGTTCATAATAGTATTTTGCTACCTATTTGCTGCTGTTTAATTTATTCTTTCGCTTTAACTGGTGCCCCGACCGGAATCGAACCGATGACCAAAGGTTTAGAAAACCTACAGTCTATTTTATAACTCATTGATTTTATTTGTATATTTATACAATATTAAAATTAGGTAGTAATACAGTAGTAAAATAAGCTAAAAACAATATTTGTTATGAATTCATCACTTTTATTTTGGCAGTCAAAAAGTTGTAAGTTAGTTTGCATACAAGAGAAAAAATAAATCCGTCATTTTTTTATTTTTTGTATTTCATTGAACGCATCCAAAAAAAGCAGTATAATTAATAAATAAATGATATATTTATTAATAAAATAATTTATTAGTGCTAAAATTTATAATATCATAATATTAAAATAAAAGATAATTATCCCGTCGCAGGGTTAATTCTTTACGGGTCAAAGGCGAGGGGCGACTATAATCCGAAATTCAGATTTAGATATCCTTATCGTAATTCAGGATAATTATGATATAGATGCCGATATATCTTTTGATAAGCTTAAAGATCTTTATTTTTTAGCGCCGGATAGAAAAATAAGAGATGAAATTTTAGAAATAATAATAGACATTGAAACTAAATACGATATCTTTATAGATTTTCAGATAAGAAACAGAAGCTATTTAGAAACTAACGTTGCCGGTGTTGTGCCGTTATACCAAAATATTAAAAAAGACGGAATATTATTATAATTATAGCAACAGGTTATGACCATAGAAAAAAGAGACAGGGACGCTTTAATAAAATACAAAATAGAAAGAGCGGAAGAA
This genomic stretch from Candidatus Acididesulfobacter guangdongensis harbors:
- a CDS encoding AbrB family transcriptional regulator; its protein translation is MKNTGLLERNTQLAVRIDDKGRLTLPISIRKDININPGDIFYLNYDAAKKQMQLNKAINPFDVLAGEALKEYKKGNAKRIEKLAK